Proteins from a genomic interval of Paenibacillus sp. FSL R5-0623:
- a CDS encoding PTS transporter subunit EIIC, producing the protein MLKSLQKLGKSLMLPVATLPAAGILQGLGLLNYEKDIPLGPVIGGFLNQYVVPFLNEGAGAIFGNLALIFAIGVAIGLAGDAVAALSALIAYMVLTRILGAVPGVFGYIPDDVKLDMGVLGGIFAGLLAAYMYKKYHNIKLPDWLGFFSGKRFVPMVTAGSMLVLAILFGMVWSPIQDAIGAFGAWIVGFGGVGSMVFMIANRLLIPLGLHHVLNSIAWFQIGDYTNAAGEVVHGDLTRFFNGDPTAGMFMSGFFPIMMFALPAAALALIHTARPEKRKMVASIFIGAAVASFLTGITEPLEFSFMFAAPLLYVVHAILTGAAALIMYLLNVKLGFAFSAGLIDYLVNMKLSTNPLLMIPVGLAFAVVYYFLFRFMIIKFNLKTPGREDDTYDADTPTNTSAVAASADTKAGKVLAEIGGTDNIESIDACITRLRLVVRDDKAVNDRALKQLGASGVMRLGGGAVQVIFGTQSEILKDEIKKLM; encoded by the coding sequence ATGCTGAAATCACTGCAAAAGCTGGGAAAATCCCTGATGCTTCCTGTAGCAACCCTGCCTGCGGCAGGTATTCTTCAAGGCCTCGGTCTTCTTAATTATGAAAAGGACATTCCTCTCGGTCCCGTGATCGGGGGATTCCTTAATCAGTATGTAGTACCATTCCTGAATGAAGGAGCGGGGGCGATCTTCGGCAACCTTGCGCTCATCTTTGCCATTGGGGTGGCAATCGGACTGGCGGGGGATGCGGTCGCCGCGCTTTCCGCCCTGATCGCTTATATGGTGCTGACGCGGATTCTCGGAGCCGTTCCGGGTGTATTCGGCTACATTCCTGACGATGTCAAGCTGGATATGGGCGTATTGGGCGGGATATTTGCCGGACTGCTTGCAGCCTATATGTATAAAAAATACCATAATATCAAGCTTCCTGACTGGCTCGGCTTCTTCTCCGGCAAACGCTTTGTGCCGATGGTCACCGCCGGCTCCATGCTGGTGTTGGCCATCCTGTTCGGCATGGTCTGGAGCCCGATTCAGGATGCCATCGGCGCTTTTGGCGCCTGGATTGTAGGATTTGGCGGCGTTGGCTCTATGGTGTTTATGATCGCCAACCGCCTGCTCATCCCGCTCGGTCTGCATCATGTCCTCAACTCCATCGCCTGGTTCCAGATCGGAGATTATACCAATGCAGCCGGGGAAGTCGTGCACGGCGACCTGACCCGCTTCTTCAATGGAGACCCTACGGCAGGCATGTTCATGTCTGGCTTCTTCCCGATTATGATGTTCGCTCTTCCGGCTGCGGCGCTAGCCTTGATTCATACAGCCCGGCCTGAAAAGCGCAAAATGGTCGCTTCGATCTTTATCGGCGCAGCGGTGGCTTCGTTCTTAACGGGTATTACCGAGCCGCTCGAATTCTCCTTCATGTTCGCGGCGCCTCTGCTGTATGTGGTGCACGCTATTCTTACCGGTGCGGCGGCCCTGATCATGTACCTGCTGAATGTTAAGCTGGGCTTCGCCTTCTCTGCAGGTCTGATCGATTACCTCGTGAACATGAAGCTGTCGACCAATCCGCTGCTCATGATCCCGGTCGGACTCGCATTTGCGGTCGTCTATTATTTCCTGTTCCGGTTCATGATTATCAAGTTCAACCTGAAAACGCCGGGGCGCGAGGATGACACTTATGATGCCGATACCCCCACTAATACTTCAGCAGTGGCAGCGTCTGCCGACACCAAGGCTGGCAAAGTGCTCGCCGAGATCGGGGGAACAGATAATATCGAGAGCATTGACGCCTGCATCACTCGCCTCCGGCTAGTTGTCAGGGACGACAAAGCCGTCAACGATCGGGCGCTCAAACAGCTTGGCGCTTCCGGTGTCATGAGGCTCGGTGGCGGAGCAGTGCAGGTCATCTTCGGCACCCAGTCCGAAATCCTGAAGGATGAGATTAAGAAGCTGATGTAA
- a CDS encoding GNAT family N-acetyltransferase has product MAEQKELFLNLFNLYLYDLSEFSGEDLLEEGKYDPTNTYLYLERDELHPFLIQYDGKVIGFVLVCSPPYVTEGVDYTVQELFLVKKYRGQGLAAEAIDLVFAQFQGRFKVEQLANNAAAVSFWKKYYEQHQIEYTESEYNIEIDNIAGSHRILSQNFVREKRNNI; this is encoded by the coding sequence TTGGCAGAACAAAAGGAATTGTTTCTCAACCTGTTCAACTTGTACTTATATGATCTGTCTGAATTTTCAGGCGAGGATCTACTTGAAGAGGGGAAATATGATCCAACGAACACCTATCTCTATCTGGAACGCGATGAATTACATCCATTTTTGATTCAATATGATGGGAAAGTTATTGGATTCGTATTGGTGTGTTCACCTCCATATGTGACGGAAGGTGTGGATTATACCGTGCAAGAGCTGTTCCTGGTCAAAAAATATCGTGGACAGGGGCTGGCAGCAGAAGCGATTGACTTGGTGTTTGCTCAATTTCAGGGTAGATTCAAAGTCGAACAGCTTGCTAACAATGCGGCAGCAGTTTCATTCTGGAAAAAATATTATGAGCAACATCAGATTGAATATACTGAGTCTGAATATAACATTGAAATTGACAACATCGCTGGTAGCCACCGGATTTTGTCTCAGAATTTTGTGCGTGAAAAGAGAAATAATATTTAA
- a CDS encoding radical SAM protein produces MIAKNKYKSLELETPGVYELEGLEVGVTSNCNYKCDYCCAYNRDDGACINSQEVIRIISELPRLKRVRLSGGEVTLKYQDCLEIVTYCAAHGIDTQLNSNASLLTEERILALRDAGLSNIHISFNYTDAESYAEYYRVHPRMYERLEQNIRLCTEAGLETVLETLLFEGNQANMQAISDKVYDMGVRIHEIQNSIKMPHTDWSQIVSKESLIRSVTELIEHKKPDTSLYFTCMDRFAEQLNLHEQPGVHFSNCVDGTKQLHLHGNGDILICELCHPVVIGNIYNGTSLKDIYAQQPPALTEFLEKRPCPAYDALFADA; encoded by the coding sequence TTGATAGCCAAAAACAAATATAAATCACTCGAATTGGAAACCCCCGGCGTATATGAGCTGGAAGGGCTTGAGGTGGGAGTGACATCGAACTGCAATTATAAATGCGACTACTGCTGCGCCTACAATCGGGATGATGGAGCGTGCATCAATAGTCAGGAAGTTATCCGTATTATTAGTGAGCTTCCTCGTCTCAAGAGAGTGCGATTGTCAGGGGGAGAAGTTACACTGAAATATCAGGATTGCCTGGAGATTGTGACGTACTGTGCGGCACATGGCATCGATACACAATTGAACAGTAATGCCAGCCTGCTGACAGAAGAACGGATTCTTGCGTTGCGTGATGCTGGCTTGTCCAACATTCATATCTCGTTCAATTATACGGATGCGGAGTCGTATGCTGAGTACTACCGTGTGCATCCTCGCATGTATGAGAGACTGGAGCAGAATATCCGTTTGTGTACGGAAGCTGGTCTGGAGACGGTGCTGGAAACGTTACTATTTGAAGGTAATCAAGCGAACATGCAGGCCATTAGCGATAAGGTGTATGATATGGGTGTGCGCATCCATGAGATCCAGAACAGTATTAAGATGCCGCATACGGACTGGAGCCAGATTGTATCCAAAGAGTCTCTCATTCGATCTGTAACGGAACTGATAGAACATAAGAAGCCTGATACTTCGCTCTATTTTACCTGTATGGATCGGTTCGCTGAACAGTTGAATTTGCATGAACAACCCGGTGTGCATTTCTCTAATTGTGTAGATGGCACGAAACAGCTGCACTTGCACGGCAACGGGGATATTCTCATCTGTGAGTTATGCCATCCTGTCGTGATTGGCAACATCTATAATGGAACGTCGTTGAAGGATATCTATGCCCAACAGCCACCGGCGTTAACAGAATTTTTGGAAAAGCGGCCTTGTCCCGCATACGATGCACTTTTTGCAGACGCATAA
- a CDS encoding isochorismatase family protein, with amino-acid sequence MKVGFIIIDMQESIVRKKMDQSSIDHACEYINHVANVLRSNDHVVVHVQDVEGMEETPPEEYRIIPEVDVNEKDITVTKEASNAFWQTNLEQVLKSHGIELVIIAGFAAEECVLFTYNGAMERGFRPVMLQNGILSTHHEAVISTYRDRNVISYPVVDYLIH; translated from the coding sequence ATGAAAGTAGGATTCATAATCATTGATATGCAAGAGAGTATTGTGCGGAAAAAGATGGATCAGAGCTCGATAGACCATGCTTGTGAGTACATTAACCATGTGGCTAACGTGCTGCGATCGAATGATCATGTGGTCGTTCACGTACAGGATGTGGAGGGCATGGAGGAGACACCACCGGAAGAATATCGTATTATTCCCGAGGTGGATGTGAATGAGAAGGATATCACAGTTACCAAAGAAGCTTCCAACGCTTTCTGGCAGACTAATCTGGAGCAGGTGTTGAAGAGTCACGGAATTGAATTGGTGATTATTGCCGGGTTTGCTGCAGAGGAATGTGTTCTATTCACCTACAACGGTGCGATGGAGCGAGGTTTCCGGCCGGTGATGTTGCAAAATGGAATTCTCAGCACCCATCACGAAGCGGTGATTTCAACGTACAGAGATCGCAATGTGATCTCATATCCTGTGGTTGATTATCTAATCCATTAA
- a CDS encoding bifunctional glycosyltransferase family 2/GtrA family protein has translation MTILIPSYEPDVRLLNLVLQLQTFKLGPIVIVDDGSGPGYRGIFETAEAYGCTVLTHSANLGKGGALKTGFQYIKEYGPQGGVVCADSDGQHLPHDIRRIFEVLIAQTTPGIVLGSRRFSGKIPARSRFGNTVTRTVFSLTTGTQVYDTQTGLRGFPCAMLDWLNQIPGDRFEYEMNMLLSAHKEGYEITEEFIDTVYLDHNESSHFRPLVDSFRIYRPILMFSTSSLLSALIDFGLLFVIQYFSHNLFLSVVTARLCSSLFNYTMNRKYVFSAGRTSKVRQSLPKYFSLVLLVLLLNYGLLYFYNEKLIIPLLAAKLLTEVSIFVFSYWAQRRFVY, from the coding sequence ATGACGATATTAATTCCATCATATGAACCCGATGTGCGTTTACTGAATCTCGTTCTGCAACTGCAAACATTTAAACTTGGTCCCATTGTGATTGTGGATGATGGCAGTGGCCCAGGGTACCGTGGGATTTTTGAAACGGCAGAAGCCTATGGCTGTACGGTCCTGACACATTCCGCCAATCTGGGCAAGGGAGGGGCCTTGAAGACGGGATTTCAGTATATTAAGGAGTATGGACCTCAGGGTGGTGTAGTGTGCGCAGACAGTGACGGACAGCATCTGCCACATGATATTAGGCGTATCTTCGAAGTGCTTATCGCACAAACGACACCAGGAATTGTACTTGGCAGCCGTCGCTTCAGCGGGAAAATCCCAGCACGCAGCCGTTTTGGCAATACAGTCACCCGGACAGTTTTTTCGCTCACGACAGGTACCCAAGTATATGATACACAGACGGGTCTGCGCGGTTTTCCATGCGCCATGCTGGACTGGCTGAACCAGATCCCCGGGGATCGGTTTGAATACGAGATGAACATGCTGTTAAGTGCACACAAGGAAGGGTATGAGATTACGGAGGAGTTTATTGATACGGTGTATCTGGATCACAATGAATCCTCTCATTTCCGCCCGCTGGTCGATTCGTTCCGAATCTATAGGCCAATCCTGATGTTCAGCACATCTTCGTTGCTGTCTGCTCTAATTGATTTTGGACTACTATTCGTCATTCAGTATTTCAGTCACAATCTGTTTTTGTCGGTTGTCACAGCGAGACTGTGCAGCTCACTCTTCAACTACACGATGAATCGGAAGTACGTATTTTCAGCTGGACGAACCTCGAAGGTTCGGCAATCTTTACCCAAATACTTCTCACTTGTCCTACTGGTGCTGTTATTAAACTACGGTTTACTGTATTTTTATAATGAAAAACTGATTATTCCGCTGCTCGCAGCCAAGCTGTTAACTGAGGTGTCCATCTTTGTATTCAGCTATTGGGCACAGCGCAGATTTGTCTATTAA
- a CDS encoding AAA family ATPase, whose translation MYLRSVELLSAKIENPDQYPFDIPAIRSLERLEVTNNVTFFVGENGSGKSTLLEGIAHQCGFNTAGGGRNNTYETHASESSLGNYLRLAWLPKITNGFFMRSESFYQFASHVDEMPASLQYYGGRSLHEQSHGESFLSLFVNRFSSKGIYLLDEPEAALSPARQLSLLRILHDLSGTSQFIIATHSPILLGYPGAEILSFDDSQIQEVAYEDTDHYQITRSFLENRDRMLNELFKD comes from the coding sequence ATGTATCTTCGAAGTGTGGAACTCCTGTCGGCCAAGATCGAGAATCCGGACCAATATCCTTTTGACATCCCCGCGATCCGGTCCTTGGAACGATTGGAGGTCACGAATAACGTTACTTTTTTTGTAGGTGAAAATGGTTCAGGGAAATCTACGCTGCTGGAAGGCATCGCACATCAATGTGGCTTCAATACCGCAGGGGGTGGCAGGAATAATACCTACGAGACACATGCTTCGGAATCCTCGCTCGGGAATTATCTCAGGCTGGCCTGGTTGCCCAAAATAACGAATGGTTTCTTCATGCGCTCTGAATCGTTCTATCAATTCGCATCACATGTCGATGAGATGCCGGCGTCGCTTCAATACTATGGCGGGCGTTCATTACATGAACAATCACATGGGGAGTCTTTTCTCAGTCTGTTCGTCAATCGCTTCAGTTCCAAAGGCATCTATCTGCTCGACGAGCCCGAAGCCGCATTGTCCCCAGCAAGGCAGCTGTCCTTATTGCGGATTCTTCATGATCTGTCAGGCACTTCACAATTCATTATTGCGACGCACTCACCCATTTTGCTGGGGTATCCGGGGGCAGAGATTTTAAGTTTTGATGATAGCCAGATTCAAGAGGTAGCCTATGAGGATACCGATCACTACCAGATTACCCGCAGCTTTCTGGAGAACCGCGACCGGATGCTGAATGAATTATTTAAAGATTAA
- a CDS encoding PTS glucose transporter subunit IIA: protein MIWKWKNNKSAKTSETISVASPFTGTCVSLEEVPDEAFAQGLMGPGVAMIPQEGRLVAPIDGTVVHLIKSHHAVMIEHASGLQLLLHIGMNTVSLKGQGFTPQVQTGDQVTIGQTLIKFDLNAIASAGYPVITPVIVANAADQPWESHPEYGSVKAGMGTIMKVSLSK, encoded by the coding sequence ATGATCTGGAAATGGAAAAACAACAAATCTGCCAAAACATCTGAAACAATATCCGTCGCCTCCCCATTCACCGGAACCTGCGTCAGTTTGGAAGAAGTGCCTGACGAAGCGTTCGCGCAAGGACTTATGGGACCGGGAGTCGCAATGATTCCCCAGGAAGGCAGGCTGGTCGCCCCTATCGACGGCACTGTGGTACACCTGATCAAATCGCACCATGCCGTAATGATTGAACATGCTTCCGGGCTGCAGCTGCTGCTGCATATCGGTATGAATACTGTCAGCCTGAAAGGACAGGGCTTCACCCCCCAAGTGCAGACCGGGGATCAGGTCACTATCGGTCAGACTCTAATTAAATTTGACCTGAATGCGATCGCTTCGGCCGGTTATCCGGTCATCACCCCTGTCATCGTTGCGAATGCGGCTGATCAGCCGTGGGAGTCGCACCCGGAGTATGGCAGCGTAAAAGCAGGCATGGGAACTATCATGAAAGTCAGCTTGTCCAAATAA
- a CDS encoding phosphodiester glycosidase family protein has translation MMKIYENPNRKDPHKRLFSPRKRRWLIITLVIVLTVGGILYSLADRYLIRHVQVVVADENAATATTNNANDSTNTSTTATEMNATSDDWNYSSDDMKVSIEKVQTGSGSDQITYYVADVQLTDASSLRSALADNSFGTNITENTSEIAAANNAIFAINGDYYGFRNDGVIIRNGTLYRDSPTRDALALFNNGTMKTYNENEISSSELLAEGATNTLSFGPILIQDGEIVSDFSSVKIDNNFGNRSIQDTNPRTAIGMVAPNHYVFVVVDGRQDNSRGMTLAELADVMKGLGATEAYNLDGGGSSTMYFMGRVVNNPLGRNQERGVSDILYLTEGQGS, from the coding sequence ATGATGAAGATCTATGAGAACCCAAACCGGAAAGACCCACATAAAAGACTGTTCTCCCCAAGAAAGCGCAGATGGCTCATCATCACACTTGTCATCGTGCTAACGGTAGGTGGAATCCTGTACAGCTTGGCTGACCGTTACCTGATCCGGCATGTGCAGGTGGTTGTGGCGGATGAGAACGCGGCAACGGCAACAACGAACAACGCGAATGATTCCACCAACACTTCAACCACCGCAACTGAAATGAATGCAACGTCAGATGATTGGAATTATTCGAGTGATGATATGAAGGTCAGTATTGAAAAAGTACAGACAGGCTCTGGCTCTGATCAGATTACGTATTATGTCGCTGATGTTCAGCTAACAGATGCAAGCAGCCTGCGATCCGCGCTGGCGGATAATAGCTTTGGAACGAACATTACCGAGAATACGTCAGAGATTGCCGCAGCCAATAATGCGATCTTTGCCATTAATGGTGATTATTATGGATTCCGTAATGATGGTGTCATTATTCGAAATGGAACATTGTACCGGGACAGTCCGACGCGGGATGCACTCGCCCTGTTCAACAATGGGACCATGAAAACATATAACGAGAACGAGATTTCTTCCTCGGAACTGCTGGCCGAAGGTGCAACCAATACACTATCCTTTGGACCGATCCTGATTCAGGATGGCGAGATCGTCAGTGATTTTAGCAGTGTGAAAATCGATAACAACTTCGGTAACCGCTCCATCCAGGATACAAATCCAAGAACAGCGATTGGCATGGTTGCTCCGAATCATTACGTCTTCGTGGTGGTGGACGGACGGCAGGACAACAGCCGTGGCATGACCTTGGCAGAACTGGCCGATGTCATGAAAGGCCTCGGAGCAACCGAAGCTTACAATCTGGACGGCGGCGGTTCATCCACAATGTATTTTATGGGCAGAGTTGTCAATAACCCGCTGGGGCGTAACCAGGAACGTGGCGTAAGTGACATTCTATATCTGACGGAGGGACAAGGATCATGA
- a CDS encoding PRD domain-containing protein: MSKGMILQVERVVGSNIVLARSHQNSKEYVLIGKGLGFAFKVESTVQSDDPRIEKRFRLEDREEWGQAQELMRDLDPNVIDISDRIIRLIADQFPGKLNDKIYLALPSHIQFTLYRIRNGMEILNPFLTETKLSFPKEFEIASEAAAMIGEAFGVEIPEDEAGFLTYHVYSSVNHVPVGQLVKVSNVISKLQSIIEEEGGIRFDQGSLSQARLMIHLRFSMERLYQQPMTAPTFAQYVKNEYMSEYQLARKLSAVMAEDLGTEVPEEETAFLAMHLYRLFQTHAKTNNRKDNTQ; the protein is encoded by the coding sequence GTGAGTAAAGGAATGATTCTGCAGGTGGAGCGGGTCGTCGGCAGCAATATTGTTCTGGCCCGGTCGCACCAGAATAGCAAGGAGTATGTACTGATTGGCAAAGGGTTGGGATTTGCGTTCAAAGTGGAAAGCACCGTGCAGTCTGATGATCCGCGGATTGAGAAAAGGTTCCGGCTGGAAGACCGGGAGGAATGGGGGCAGGCTCAGGAGCTGATGAGGGATTTGGACCCCAATGTCATCGACATCTCTGACCGAATTATCCGTCTCATCGCTGATCAGTTTCCCGGCAAGCTGAATGACAAGATCTATCTTGCTCTTCCGAGTCATATTCAGTTCACTTTATATCGTATCCGCAACGGGATGGAGATTCTGAATCCTTTCCTTACGGAGACAAAGCTCAGTTTTCCGAAAGAATTCGAAATCGCCTCGGAAGCGGCGGCCATGATCGGAGAGGCTTTTGGCGTAGAGATACCGGAGGATGAGGCGGGATTCCTGACATACCATGTGTACTCCTCCGTAAATCACGTCCCTGTCGGACAGTTGGTTAAGGTATCTAATGTGATCAGCAAGCTTCAGTCGATTATTGAAGAGGAGGGTGGCATTCGCTTTGATCAGGGCAGCCTTAGCCAGGCAAGACTCATGATACACCTGCGCTTCTCCATGGAACGCCTGTATCAGCAGCCGATGACGGCCCCCACCTTCGCACAATATGTGAAAAATGAATATATGTCCGAATACCAGCTAGCCAGAAAACTGAGCGCTGTAATGGCCGAGGATTTGGGTACAGAAGTGCCCGAGGAAGAAACGGCTTTTCTCGCCATGCATTTATACCGGCTTTTTCAAACCCATGCCAAAACCAACAACAGAAAGGACAACACACAATGA